In the genome of Bremerella sp. P1, the window TCCCCATCGAGACGAGCGTTCCTAGGCCACTTGCCAGGATGCCTGCTGCCAGGCCGACCGTGGCTCCAAACTTCAGAAAGTGAAGGAAGATGGTGCCGTCGGTATAGCCGAGCGCTTTGAGCGTTCCGACCGTTGTCCGCTGCTGTTTGGCTAGCCTGGTCATCAGCACGTTCAAGATCAACGCGGCAACAACCAGGAACATGCTCGGCATGAAAGTCGACATCGTGCTCAGCTGATCGATCTCGTTGCTGACAAAGTAGTTGGAAGTGAAGTCCTTGAGTAGAGTGGCCGAGATGAATCCGGAAGACTCGAGTTTACGCTCGGCCAGATCGAGGACCGCCTTCTTTCCCTCTCCGATGTCTGGCGTAAATTGCCCAATGACCTGATTGGCAGCGCCTTCGAAGTCGAAGAGCTCTTCCATTTGCTTCCGTGGAAGATAGAAGACGCCGAAGTTCTCCGGATCCGGCGTCAGGCTGCCGGGGCCAATCAGGTACGTGAACTCCGAACTGATCGCCGTACCGACAATCAGAAATTCTTCCCGGCGATTATTCAGCAATAGGTGTAGCTTCTGACCTGGATGCAGGCGGTTAGCCTCGGCGAACTTGTCGTTTACGATCACCTCTGGCTCGCCGCGATCAGTAAAGTAATCACCGCGAATGAGCAGGATATCGTTGGTCACCGCATGCCGGCGATTGGGCATCGAAATCACCGTACCGTTGAGCGGTCGCATCCGTTGGTCCAGGTCGACCGTCACCGGAAACTGAATTCGTTCCTCCCAACTGCGAATGCCAGGGATCTCATTCAGCACTTCTAATTCGGGAAGGGGAGCCTTCTTCATGTCCAGCCAGAAGCCGGCCATGCGGCACTGGCGATAGTAGCGGTCCTTCGCGGCCTGCATGTTGTAGAAGGTCGACTGCGTACCAATGAGCAGGGACGAACCGAGCATCATGATGCTGATGATGGCGATCAACAATCCGCGAGCCGCAAACAGGTCTCGCAGCAACTTGCGGTTGAGGATGCTCACCAGACCACCTCCGAGGGAGGCAGTGGCTGCTGGTTCTCTTCGACGCTGACGATTTCGCCGCTACGAAGATGGATCACCCGGTGCGCTACATCAGCGAGTGCCGTGTTGTGCGTGATGATGAGGATGGTCGTTCCCAGGTCGCGGTTGAACTGCAGCAGCAGCTCGAGTGCACGAATTCCAGTCTCGAAATCGAGCGCCCCGGTCGGCTCATCGCACAGGAGCAGCTTGGGGTTTTTGACCACGGCCCGGGCGATCGCGACACGCTGCTGTTCGCCGCCGGAAAGCTGCGACGGGAAGTGGTCGGCACGTTCGGCCAGCCCGACCTTATCGAGTATCTCCCTGGCATCTAGCGGGTTCTCGGCCAACTCGGCCGCGGACAACACGTTCTCCAATGCCGTTAGGTTCGGTACCAGGTTATAGAACTGAAAGATGAAGCCAACATGCTTGCGGCGATAACGGGTAAGCACACTCGAAGAGACGGTCGCCAGATCGGTTCCATCGAACAGGACGCTGCCATGATTGGGCTGATCGAGGCCGCCGATCAGGTTCAAGATGGTCGACTTACCTGACCCACTGGGCCCCACCATCGCCAGGACTTCGCCATCGTAGATATCAAACGAAAGGTTTTTCAGGACTTCCACCTTCACCTCGCCCATGGTGAAGGTGCGTTCGACATCACGTACCGATAAAACGGCTGGCTTCAACGGAGGCTGCTCGTCCGGGCTTTGATTGCTCACGGCACCATGGGGGTGTGGGGATCCGAAAAGCTGCACCATACTCCGCCGTGGGGCGGGCGACAATAAAAGCAAAGCTTCTAGGCATACATTCCATGGTAATCGAATGCGTTATCAAATTCTGCTGTCCGCGTAGAAAATCGACCAACGAAGCCTGTTGGCCTTATCGCCGAGGCTCAACGCCGTATAGCTTGCGGACGAAGAAGTCGCGCGTACGGCGCATCCCATAGCGACCGCTGCCAATACCATGACCACCGCCCGGCACGACCAACAGGTCAAAGTCTTTGTCTGCTTTGACCAGGGCATTGACCACCTGCATGGTGCTGGCCGGATCAACGTTGGTGTCCATTTCGCCCACGATCAGGAAGAGATCACCTTGCAGCTTATGGGCGTGGGTGACGTTCGAGTTTTGAGCATACGACTCATCGATCGGCCAACCCATCCACTGTTCGTTCCACCAGATCTTGTCCATGCGATTGTCGTGGCAACCACAATCGGCAACTGCCGCGTCGTAGAAGTCGCCGTGCCAAAGCAATGCGGCCAGCGCGCTTTGCCCACCAGCGGAACCGCCGTAGATTCCGACCCGCTCAATATCCATGCTGGGGAACTTCTCCGCGGCCGCTTTCATCCAGGCAATACGATCCGGAAAGCCAGAGTCGGAAAGGTTCTTCCAGCAGACATCATGAAAGGCCTTGCCTCGATGATTGGTGCCCATGCCGTCGATCTGTACGACAATGAAACCGAGTTCAGCCAGCTCGCGCCGCCCACTGTGCATCGAGAAACGCTTCGGCACGAAAGCACTATGTGGCCCGGCATAGATGTATTCGATGACCGGGTACTTTTCGGCCGGATCGTAATTCGTGGGAAAGTAGATCACGCCGTAGATGTCGGTCTTGCCATCGCGTCCCTTGGCCGTGAAACGCTCGGTCATCTGCCAGCCGGTTTCCAGCAACTGGCTGGCATCGGCTCGTTCTAGCTCGCACACGAGCGAACCGTCTTCCACCCGACGAAGGGCATGCACCGGAGGAAGGTCGACCCGGCTGTACTGGTCGATTACATAACGTCCGTCGGGCGAGTAGTTGATTTGATGCGAGCCATCTCCTTCGGTCAGAATCGTCAGCCCGCTACCATCGAAATTGACACGGCAGTGATGCAGGTAATAGGGATCTTGTCCAGGAACGATGCCCCCGGCCGTAAACCAGATTTGTTGCTTGTCGCGATCGACACGTTCGATTTCGCGGACAACCCACTCGCCCTCGGTGATCGCATTGCGGACTTCTCCTTTGGCCGCATCGATCATGTAGAGATGATTCCAACCGCTACGCTCCGACATCCAGACCAACTCATTCTCTTCCGGCTCGGGGTTGTAATAGACCTTGTTGGTGTAATCGATGAAGGTGTTGCTCGTTTCTTCGACGATGGTCCGGACCGTTCCACTGCGCTCGATGGCCAGCACGCGGAGCGCCTGGTGACCTCGCTGGTTGTACAGAAAACGAAACTCGCTGCTGTCGGCCTGCCACGACTCTTCCGAGATAGCGTAGGGATTCTCGAACAGGCTTCGGTCGAGTGCAATCTCTTCCTTCGTTTCCAGGTCGAACAGCCGCGGCCATTGTTGGCGGATCTTGTCACCGGGTTTGTCATACGAAAACTTGTGGACCTTCGGCTGCAGTTGGTCTTCGGGAGATGATTCGACAAAGGTCACTTCCCTCCCCTGCCCTGGCGTGACTTCCATCACGATCAATCGTTTCGAGTCAGGCGACCAATAGAAGCGGTCGTTCAGGTATTTATCCGCTTTGCCATCGGTCGTCAGCCGAATCGGTTCGCCGGAGTTCTTCTGGCGGATCACGAGGTTGTGATCCTCAATCGATGCGGTCCACTGGTCATCGGGAGACGTACGACTTGGTCGTGGTCCACGGTCGCCCCGTCGACGACGTCGGGGCAATTCGCGGACATTCTTTCCGTCGACCTTCAACACACTGACCGGATCGGCGGCTTCGAAGACGGCCAGGGCTTGGCCGCGCGGATTGAGGACCAGCCAGACGTGACCGACAAACGTACGCCGTTCGTAGTCCTTCTTAGCAGCGACATCGTTGTAGAAGACCGGTCGTCCGTCGCGATCGATCCAGAATAGTTTCACCGTGTCTGCCGTTTCGTTGACGATCTTCAGGGTGATTTCGCCCCCTTTATCGGTCGAAGGGTACGGTCGCTGGAACGCAGGCATGCTGGAAAGAAGCGACTCGGTCGGTTGGTCAAGCCGCGCTAGTGACTGATCGCTGCGGTCGACCTGAAAGGTGTCTCCAGCCACCTCAAAGATGATCCGGTTGAAGTCTTCCGAAAACTGAATTCGCTCGAAGGGTAACCGAGCCGGCTGGATCTCTTTCTTCAGTAATTCGCCCAACTGTTGAGCGAGCTTGCCGTGATCGAACGCCGGTTCGCGCAGGCCTTTGGTGGCATCCACAAAAACGAATTCATGCTGCCCTTGCCCTGTTCGCACGCGATACCAGAACTGGTCTCCTCCTGTCAGCCAGTTGGGTGTGACATCATCGCGAAATACCTTGCCGGAAGTCATCCGTCCCAACTGCTGCATGCGCTGATAATCGGCTGCGGTTCCCTGCGCGAAGATCGGCGCAGTTGCAACGAATAACAAAGTAGCGAACAAGAAGATGCGAAGCGCAAGCGTCATGGCAAATCGAGAGATAGAGGGTAAAGGTGGGGCTTAAGGGGTAATTCCATCATAGATTCAAGCCGCCGGGCAGCAACCTGAATCGATGACACAACGTGGAACCTTTTTGCAGCACAGCCTATTTTGCATCCGACACTGGATTTTGCGCATAAAGTTAGGCATGCTGAGAGACATTGATAGCAATCGAGACCTGGCCCAAAGATGCCATCATCGTGCGAAGCGTGTTAGGCCAAGGGAGAACCATTATGTCCTACGATGAAATCCAGGACGTGCCAACGGATGAATCATCACCGATCCAGGATGCCCGCACGCAGTTTACGATACTCGACATCATGGTGGGTGTGACGATCGCGGCGGTGACGTGTGGGTTCTGGTTGCAGACATCCCAGCCGCAAATGCCCATGATCCAAGTCGTGTTCATGATTCCGGCACTGATCAATTTCGTGCTCGGGGGAACAACGCTGTTTTCCTTTGGTCGCCGCTACTTGTTGAAACAACCCATCGATTTTCAGCCAGGGCATTGGCTGCTTTGTCTGATTGGCGTCTCATTCATTATTCAATCGATCGCGAATCTGTTGCGGGCGGTTCTCTTCTCTCGAGAAGAATCCATCGTCTTGGACGATCAGAGCCCAATGATGTTTCTTTTCCTCGGGCAGCAGCTTGTCTTTCTGGTTTGCTTTTTAGTCGCGGGAATCTTGATGCCGGTGAGGCCTGCCTGGCGATTGGCCCTGGTCACACCGATTCTGCAAAGCGTGTTGGTCATGCTTCTGTTTGGAAGTATGCTCTTGCAGGATCAGTGGTATTTTCTCAATGACATCTACTCGTACGCGAACGTGGCGATTAACATCCTGGGGATATTTGTGGTCGTCGTTCTCGCCGTGTGGGACCAGGCAACGACACACGATCGCCGAGATTGGCTGCACTGGCTGGGAGTCGCTGCGATGCTGCTATGGAATCTGCCGATGCTGATTTTGCAGGTGGTGAACTTCTTTCCGTTCTGACACGATTGCAGCTCTATCGAATCAGTTCTCCACCAGCTCAGCCGCCATACGCGCCGTGCTGTTGGGGTGATCGTTCAGTAGCGTCGAGCTTGACTCGATCGTCTTTTGCGCCCACGCGCTGTACTGATTGGCCTGGTCAGGCACCCGCTTGGCCAGCTCTTTCAGATTACTAACCGAAACGGCATTTCCGCTCGGTAAAGCGCCATCGGTATAAAGCTTGCCGCGAACGATCAGATTCGAGTTGTCATCCGGCGTGAAGTAGTACCCGCCGAAAGCTTCATCCCAGTAGTGTTTCTGCTGCGTAGCTTGTAGTTTGACAGCCTCGTCTATCCAACGCTGATTGTCGGTAGCCTCGTGCAGAGCAAGCAGACCATCGATAAGCATAGCATAATCATCCACGTAGGCCGGTGGCTGATTCTCTTTGGTTTCGGACGTGCGGCGGAGGCGACCATCGTTATCGGCAGCCGACTTCAGCAAATGGTTGGCTGCCTGGGAAGCTGCTTCGATGTAACGCGGCTCCTCCAAGATTCGTCCGGCATCGGCCAGGCCGCGGATCATTTGTCCGTTCCAGCTGGTGATTACCTTCTTATCGAGAAACGGCCTGGTTCGTTGATTGCGAATCGCCAAGAGTGCCGCTTTCAAATCGTCCAGCTTTTCGGCTTCTGGGGCACCGTGAAATTGCGGGACGTAGTATTCGTCTTCGAAGTTAGGCTCGCCAGTCATGCCGAAGGCCTGTTCAGCCAGACGCAGCTGATCGGCCGAAAGCTTCTCGTGAAGTTCCTCAGGCGCGTAGCGATAGTAGGCTCCTTCTTCCCCGTCGGAGTCCGCATCGATCGCGCTATAGAATTGTCCCTCGGGGCCGGTCATCTCACTGAGTACGAAGTCGGCGATCCCGCGGGCAACCTCGGCGAACTCGGGCTTTTCAAGCGACTTCGAGGCCTGGGCATAGATCGAAAGCAGCTGAGCGTTGTCGTATAGCATCTTCTCGAAGTGGGGGATCTTCCAGTGTCGATCAGTGCTATAGCGATGGAAGCCTCCACCCACCTGGTCATAGATGCCGCCGTGGGCCATCTTCTCAAGCGTTAACTCCAACATGTTACCGGCAGTGGCGTTGCCGGCGTCGTTCCGCTTCAGCAGGTACGTCAGGTACGATGGCTGTGGGAACTTGGGAATGCGGTCCTTCCCTTCTTCGAACTCGAATCCACCGAAGCGTGGATCAAACTCTTTCTCAAGCGTGCGGTCGAACGTCCGGAAGATGCTATCGCTTTCTGCTAGGTCTGGCGGCAACAGCGGGCGACCGAGTACCTGCTTCAAGGCCCGCGTGACGTTGTCTCCCACTTCTTCCAGTTGCTTGGGTTGCTCGCTCCAGGCTACCGCGACTCGTTTAGCCAACGTCAGAAAACCTGGCTGCACACCGATTGCCTGACCATCGGCCAGCGGTACTTCGCGATCTTCGGCCGGAAGATAGGTCGTGCCGATAAAGGGTTTGGCATCGGGCGTCAGAAAGACGTTCAACGGCCAGCCGCCGCTGTTGGACATAATCTGCGTGGCCAGCATGTATACGGAATCGACGTCAGGGCGTTCTTCCCGATCGACCTTGATACAGACGAAGTGCTCGTTGAGAAACTCGGCGATCTTGGGATCGGAAAAGCTCTCCTTTTCCATCACGTGGCACCAGTGGCAACTGGCATAGCCGATCGAAACGAAGATCGGCTTGTTTTCGGCCTTCGCTTTGGCCAGTGCTTCTTCTCCCCAGGGGTACCAGTCGATCGGGTTCCCGGCGTGCATCTGCAAATAGGCCGAGGTCTCCAGTCGCAGGCGATTTTTCTGCGGGGCGTCTTCGGCCCAGGCGAAATGCGCCGCGATTATCACTAAGATTGGCGCTAAAATAGCGAAGTATTTCATGAGGTGACGGCCTTTAGGTGGGATGCCGAGGTGAGTAGTGTCCCTTGAGGATAGGCGATCGGCGGAAAGATTGCGAGTGAGAAAGGAGAACCAAAGGTGGACGTGAAGTGTCCTGATTGTGACGTAATGATGGAAGAAGGATTTCAGCCCGAGTTCATGGACGGGGGCTTCATTATCCAGTCACGCTGGGTCAAAGGTCAGGCAACGTTTTCCAGCCTCACTCCTCTCGCGTTTGGTGGCTGTGCCAATGCTCTGCGAGTGACCTCGTTTCGCTGCCCAGGGTGCGGGCTGCTGCGTCAGTACGCGCTTGGAAAGTAAGGCACCGGGAAACTCGCGTTGCCTCTGATCTGCCCGGCAAGGTAAGGTGGGCGTTGTGCGTCTATTTGGCCGAAGTCTATCGCAGGAGAAGTCAAAATGATTCGACGGATCGGGCTAGGGATGTTGCTCAGCACCATGCTGGTGACGGTCGCTTTTGGAGCGGATGAAGCGAATCGATCGAGCCACAAGGCAATCAAGAGCTCGGGCGTCCCTTGTTTTTCAAACGGCGGGATGACTTACCAGCAAGGGATTGTCGCTGCGAGCTTACCGCATTGGTGGCAGAAACCGGGAACCGAGATGACTTGGTTCGAGTTCACGCGTCGCCATGTCATCACCCCGCAGGACATGGTCACCAAATTTCGACCGGAGCTTATGAGTCTCATAGGACCACGTGGCCCGATCATTATGGAAGAAGAGCCTCTGCTCGGGATTGACTGATAATAGGTCTGGCGAGAACCATGCCGTACATCATGCTGATCCATTGGATCGCCGACTTCCTCTGCCAAAGTCGGTGGATGGCTGAGAACAAGAGCAAGAACCTCGCGGCGCTATCTGCCCACGTGGGCGTCTACACGGCCGTGATGGGCGTGGCCTGTATACCGATGCTGGGGCTGGTGCCAGGCATTCAGTTCGCACTGATCAACGGCGTGCTGCACTTCGCGGTCGACTTCGGCACCAGCCGCGTGACGTCGTATTTCTACCAGAAACAAAACATGCACGCGTTCTTCGCGACGGTAGGCTTTGACCAGTACCTGCACTTCTTGTGTCTGTGGTACGTCAAGGTTTGGGTTACGTGAAGAAGCTTAAGGAAAAAATAAACCCAGGGCATAAGCCCTGGGTTATTGTCTTTAAGATCACGTGATCCGACAGCAGGTTAGTAAGCATCTCCTGAAACCACTTCGCCACCGTTGCGGGTTGCCAACGCCTGGTAGACGGCCAGGTCGATCGTTTCGGTGATCAGGTGAGCCGAGCCGTCGGCGAAGACGAAGTTCGTGCCGGCTGGGTGGCGGCTGCCGAAGTCGTCGAGGTGGTGCTCTCCGTGATCGTGATCGTCGTCGCCATCGTCATCATGATCGTGCTCTTCGTCGTACTGGCTGTTGGGCGCGTGGTCGGCAATACCCAGAATGCGGGCAATCGCTTCTTCGCCGCCACTGAC includes:
- a CDS encoding ABC transporter ATP-binding protein, whose product is MSNQSPDEQPPLKPAVLSVRDVERTFTMGEVKVEVLKNLSFDIYDGEVLAMVGPSGSGKSTILNLIGGLDQPNHGSVLFDGTDLATVSSSVLTRYRRKHVGFIFQFYNLVPNLTALENVLSAAELAENPLDAREILDKVGLAERADHFPSQLSGGEQQRVAIARAVVKNPKLLLCDEPTGALDFETGIRALELLLQFNRDLGTTILIITHNTALADVAHRVIHLRSGEIVSVEENQQPLPPSEVVW
- a CDS encoding prolyl oligopeptidase family serine peptidase translates to MTLALRIFLFATLLFVATAPIFAQGTAADYQRMQQLGRMTSGKVFRDDVTPNWLTGGDQFWYRVRTGQGQHEFVFVDATKGLREPAFDHGKLAQQLGELLKKEIQPARLPFERIQFSEDFNRIIFEVAGDTFQVDRSDQSLARLDQPTESLLSSMPAFQRPYPSTDKGGEITLKIVNETADTVKLFWIDRDGRPVFYNDVAAKKDYERRTFVGHVWLVLNPRGQALAVFEAADPVSVLKVDGKNVRELPRRRRRGDRGPRPSRTSPDDQWTASIEDHNLVIRQKNSGEPIRLTTDGKADKYLNDRFYWSPDSKRLIVMEVTPGQGREVTFVESSPEDQLQPKVHKFSYDKPGDKIRQQWPRLFDLETKEEIALDRSLFENPYAISEESWQADSSEFRFLYNQRGHQALRVLAIERSGTVRTIVEETSNTFIDYTNKVYYNPEPEENELVWMSERSGWNHLYMIDAAKGEVRNAITEGEWVVREIERVDRDKQQIWFTAGGIVPGQDPYYLHHCRVNFDGSGLTILTEGDGSHQINYSPDGRYVIDQYSRVDLPPVHALRRVEDGSLVCELERADASQLLETGWQMTERFTAKGRDGKTDIYGVIYFPTNYDPAEKYPVIEYIYAGPHSAFVPKRFSMHSGRRELAELGFIVVQIDGMGTNHRGKAFHDVCWKNLSDSGFPDRIAWMKAAAEKFPSMDIERVGIYGGSAGGQSALAALLWHGDFYDAAVADCGCHDNRMDKIWWNEQWMGWPIDESYAQNSNVTHAHKLQGDLFLIVGEMDTNVDPASTMQVVNALVKADKDFDLLVVPGGGHGIGSGRYGMRRTRDFFVRKLYGVEPRR
- a CDS encoding thioredoxin domain-containing protein; the protein is MKYFAILAPILVIIAAHFAWAEDAPQKNRLRLETSAYLQMHAGNPIDWYPWGEEALAKAKAENKPIFVSIGYASCHWCHVMEKESFSDPKIAEFLNEHFVCIKVDREERPDVDSVYMLATQIMSNSGGWPLNVFLTPDAKPFIGTTYLPAEDREVPLADGQAIGVQPGFLTLAKRVAVAWSEQPKQLEEVGDNVTRALKQVLGRPLLPPDLAESDSIFRTFDRTLEKEFDPRFGGFEFEEGKDRIPKFPQPSYLTYLLKRNDAGNATAGNMLELTLEKMAHGGIYDQVGGGFHRYSTDRHWKIPHFEKMLYDNAQLLSIYAQASKSLEKPEFAEVARGIADFVLSEMTGPEGQFYSAIDADSDGEEGAYYRYAPEELHEKLSADQLRLAEQAFGMTGEPNFEDEYYVPQFHGAPEAEKLDDLKAALLAIRNQRTRPFLDKKVITSWNGQMIRGLADAGRILEEPRYIEAASQAANHLLKSAADNDGRLRRTSETKENQPPAYVDDYAMLIDGLLALHEATDNQRWIDEAVKLQATQQKHYWDEAFGGYYFTPDDNSNLIVRGKLYTDGALPSGNAVSVSNLKELAKRVPDQANQYSAWAQKTIESSSTLLNDHPNSTARMAAELVEN
- a CDS encoding DUF3307 domain-containing protein; translation: MPYIMLIHWIADFLCQSRWMAENKSKNLAALSAHVGVYTAVMGVACIPMLGLVPGIQFALINGVLHFAVDFGTSRVTSYFYQKQNMHAFFATVGFDQYLHFLCLWYVKVWVT